A genomic window from Pseudothermotoga sp. includes:
- a CDS encoding isoprenylcysteine carboxylmethyltransferase family protein, translating to MKLAFWLIVFAWWIMDFYVLVLKRNEYHKVLDKKSKFIMTVLISLGVILAISPESFRNTWRSREFGFYQILGTIVLCFGVILRFIAILTLGKNFSADIVVAKERKLVYKGIYRYIRHPSYTGEIISFLGLAIVFQHVPSSIFIFVFPAIAFVHRALVEEKKLMEEFGEEYLNYRRRTRMFI from the coding sequence ATGAAACTGGCGTTTTGGTTGATAGTTTTTGCCTGGTGGATCATGGATTTTTATGTTCTTGTTCTCAAGAGAAACGAGTATCACAAAGTTCTGGACAAGAAGAGTAAATTCATCATGACTGTGCTCATCTCACTTGGGGTCATCTTGGCTATCTCTCCGGAAAGTTTCAGAAACACGTGGCGTAGCAGGGAGTTTGGCTTTTACCAAATTCTTGGAACGATCGTGCTTTGTTTTGGGGTGATTCTCAGGTTCATCGCGATCCTCACACTCGGTAAGAATTTCTCAGCGGATATAGTGGTTGCGAAAGAGAGAAAGCTCGTTTATAAAGGCATCTACAGATATATCAGACATCCCAGTTACACAGGTGAGATCATTTCATTCCTCGGCTTAGCTATCGTCTTTCAGCATGTACCTTCCTCTATTTTTATATTCGTATTTCCTGCGATCGCGTTCGTTCATCGTGCGCTCGTTGAAGAGAAAAAACTCATGGAAGAGTTCGGTGAAGAGTATCTGAACTACAGACGAAGGACGAGGATGTTCATTTAG